One part of the Tunicatimonas pelagia genome encodes these proteins:
- a CDS encoding nucleotidyl transferase AbiEii/AbiGii toxin family protein: MMKKEKSTAVEKDAWVTLMLWAIFSSEHAEHFIFKGGTSLSKAFNLIKRFSEDIDLGVDREHLGFDGNLSKGQVRKLRRACHTYVLSELSEMLKKRLAEYRLDDSLYEIAVENIQISDQNPETIQVNYKSLYEEVPYLPNRVLIEVSARSLIKPNQKANIQSLISQHYPDTLQKTFLEKLILLHEEFQKPIENVRHIRMSRHFYDIRQFTRI, translated from the coding sequence ATGATGAAAAAAGAAAAGTCTACCGCAGTTGAGAAAGATGCCTGGGTAACCTTGATGCTGTGGGCAATATTTTCATCTGAACACGCAGAGCATTTTATTTTCAAAGGCGGCACATCACTAAGTAAAGCGTTTAACTTAATTAAGCGGTTTTCAGAAGATATTGACCTAGGAGTTGATCGAGAACATCTTGGTTTTGATGGAAATCTAAGCAAGGGTCAAGTCCGAAAACTAAGAAGGGCTTGTCATACCTATGTATTATCAGAACTATCCGAGATGCTGAAGAAACGGTTAGCTGAATACAGATTGGATGATAGTTTATATGAAATAGCAGTAGAAAATATTCAAATTTCTGATCAAAACCCGGAGACAATTCAAGTGAATTATAAATCACTTTACGAAGAAGTCCCGTACCTTCCAAATCGAGTGTTGATTGAAGTAAGTGCGCGTTCTTTAATTAAACCTAATCAAAAAGCTAATATACAATCGCTAATTAGTCAACACTACCCCGATACGCTCCAAAAGACATTTTTAGAGAAACTAATTTTGCTGCATGAAGAATTTCAAAAACCGATTGAGAATGTTCGACATATAAGAATGTCTCGGCACTTCTATGATATACGGCAATTCACCAGAATTTGA
- a CDS encoding leucyl aminopeptidase family protein, producing MSIKLKTAKAIKDKDDLIVLLSDGEPDGDLLTNEAERHYFQRKLKSKKELIAINQYQRWVFLVAPITEDSPEYTVEAYRKQGASLYKRLKQEEVKKVKISGGQASQVLALAEGLLLAAYTFSSYRKELKEVVASGLKEVSIVHPEISSRDVQELGNIVAGTCLARDLINEPVISLNANQLSKAFKKAGKESGFKVEVFDKPRIKSLKMGGLLGVNAGSEDPPTFNILEYKSDNPVNAQPYVIVGKGVTYDTGGLSLKPSTSMDTMKSDMGGSAAVIGTMVAVAKNKLPIHLIGLVPATDNRPGGNAIVPGDVITISDGTTVEVLNTDAEGRLILADALAFAKKYKPALVIDLATLTGAAAVAIGKEGMVMMGSASEEYKNQLRQAGEETYERLVEFPLWKEYRSYLKSDIADLKNIGGRMAGAITAGMFLKHFTDYEWMHLDIAGVAFLDSPDGYRGKNGTGAGVRLLYHFFKKLAQ from the coding sequence ATGTCCATTAAGTTGAAAACAGCTAAAGCTATAAAAGATAAAGATGACCTGATTGTATTGCTCAGCGATGGTGAGCCAGACGGTGATCTCCTGACTAACGAAGCTGAGCGACACTATTTTCAGCGAAAGCTAAAAAGCAAAAAAGAACTGATTGCTATCAATCAGTACCAACGCTGGGTCTTCTTGGTAGCACCCATCACCGAAGATTCTCCTGAGTATACTGTAGAAGCCTACCGAAAACAGGGAGCATCACTTTACAAAAGGCTGAAGCAAGAAGAAGTTAAAAAAGTGAAAATCAGCGGTGGACAGGCTTCTCAGGTTTTGGCTTTAGCCGAAGGCCTGTTATTGGCTGCTTACACATTTTCCAGCTATCGGAAAGAGTTGAAGGAGGTCGTAGCGAGCGGTCTTAAAGAAGTTAGTATTGTCCATCCTGAAATTAGCAGCCGGGATGTGCAGGAGCTGGGTAATATTGTAGCCGGAACCTGCCTAGCCCGCGATTTAATCAATGAGCCAGTAATTTCACTAAATGCTAACCAACTGAGTAAAGCTTTCAAGAAAGCGGGAAAAGAGAGTGGTTTTAAGGTGGAGGTTTTTGATAAGCCCAGGATTAAATCTCTGAAAATGGGCGGTTTGCTGGGCGTGAACGCCGGAAGTGAAGATCCGCCAACGTTCAATATTCTGGAGTATAAGTCTGATAATCCGGTTAATGCTCAACCCTACGTGATTGTTGGAAAAGGAGTAACCTACGATACGGGTGGGTTGAGCCTGAAACCTTCTACCTCAATGGATACCATGAAATCTGACATGGGCGGTTCGGCGGCTGTAATTGGGACGATGGTGGCAGTAGCGAAAAATAAATTGCCTATTCACTTGATCGGTCTGGTACCGGCTACAGATAACCGTCCGGGTGGCAACGCCATTGTGCCGGGCGATGTAATTACTATCTCGGATGGCACTACGGTAGAAGTGCTAAACACTGATGCCGAAGGGCGCTTGATTTTAGCCGATGCTTTGGCCTTTGCCAAAAAGTATAAGCCAGCCCTGGTCATCGATTTAGCTACGCTTACCGGAGCCGCTGCCGTAGCCATTGGCAAAGAGGGAATGGTGATGATGGGCAGTGCTTCGGAAGAGTACAAGAATCAACTGAGGCAAGCAGGTGAAGAAACCTACGAGCGTTTAGTGGAGTTTCCGCTTTGGAAAGAGTATCGCAGCTATCTGAAATCAGATATTGCCGATCTGAAAAATATCGGTGGTCGTATGGCCGGAGCTATCACAGCCGGCATGTTTCTAAAGCATTTCACTGACTACGAATGGATGCACCTGGATATTGCTGGAGTCGCTTTTTTAGATAGCCCGGACGGCTATCGGGGCAAAAACGGAACTGGGGCGGGGGTACGGCTGTTATACCACTTTTTCAAGAAATTAGCTCAGTAG
- the rsmA gene encoding 16S rRNA (adenine(1518)-N(6)/adenine(1519)-N(6))-dimethyltransferase RsmA, translating to MIHRVEALFIPTMKKAMPGVRPKKFLGQHFLKDQNIAQKIVESLGGHGDYRHVLEVGPGTGVLTQFLIQQSQYQTTVIEVDDESVAYLKQQYPALPILHQDFLKTNLAEQPSPLAIIGNFPYNISSQIFFKVLDHRNSVPEVVGMIQKEVGDRICSPPGSKVYGILSVLLQAYYNIEYLFTVEPQVFHPPPKVRSAVIRLQRNSVSQLPCSETLFRRIVKQGFQNRRKTLRNALKPLNLPEPIRQLPMLNLRAEQLSVNDFVQLTQQIEPSWKP from the coding sequence ATGATACACCGCGTTGAAGCACTGTTTATACCGACAATGAAAAAAGCCATGCCAGGAGTACGTCCCAAGAAGTTTTTAGGTCAACACTTTCTCAAAGACCAAAACATTGCTCAGAAAATTGTGGAGAGCTTAGGTGGGCACGGTGACTATCGACATGTACTGGAAGTTGGGCCGGGTACCGGAGTACTCACCCAGTTTCTTATTCAACAGTCTCAATATCAAACTACCGTTATTGAGGTAGATGATGAATCCGTAGCGTATCTGAAGCAGCAGTATCCGGCTTTACCCATATTGCATCAGGATTTTTTGAAAACGAACTTAGCTGAGCAACCTTCTCCGCTAGCCATTATTGGTAACTTTCCTTACAACATATCTTCTCAGATATTTTTCAAAGTGCTGGATCACCGCAACTCAGTTCCCGAAGTAGTGGGTATGATTCAGAAGGAAGTGGGCGACCGCATCTGCTCTCCGCCCGGCAGTAAAGTTTACGGCATACTAAGTGTATTGCTGCAAGCCTACTACAATATTGAGTATCTGTTTACGGTAGAACCCCAAGTATTTCACCCGCCTCCCAAAGTGCGCTCGGCTGTTATTCGCTTGCAGCGCAACTCGGTAAGTCAGCTTCCTTGTAGCGAAACCTTATTTCGCCGGATAGTGAAGCAGGGCTTTCAAAACCGCCGTAAGACCTTGCGTAACGCGCTGAAACCGCTAAATTTGCCGGAGCCAATCCGGCAATTACCCATGTTGAACCTGCGAGCTGAGCAGTTGTCGGTCAATGATTTTGTGCAGCTTACTCAACAAATTGAGCCATCGTGGAAACCATAG
- a CDS encoding DUF6088 family protein: MRYYLMQSVEDKIEKVIKSKQRGTLFFTNDFMTYGSAKAIQKALERLTNKGGITRVTRGIFVRPEISKYVGEVLPTAEEVAQGIAKRDKIKIVPTGVSALNKLGLSTQVPLKLVYLTDGAPREIKIGNRIIKLKRTTPKNLLAKGKTSSLVIQALREIGQQGTKEELKHRIIKLLKKETRKNLEHDLPLAPVWIRKIMQEAL; encoded by the coding sequence ATGCGATATTATTTAATGCAAAGCGTTGAGGACAAAATAGAAAAAGTAATTAAATCAAAGCAAAGAGGCACTTTGTTCTTTACGAATGATTTCATGACGTATGGCTCCGCAAAAGCCATTCAAAAGGCTTTGGAAAGGCTAACTAATAAAGGAGGTATTACTAGAGTTACCAGAGGCATTTTTGTACGGCCTGAAATCAGCAAATATGTAGGAGAAGTACTTCCTACGGCAGAAGAAGTAGCGCAAGGAATTGCCAAGCGAGATAAAATCAAGATCGTTCCTACGGGAGTTTCTGCTTTGAATAAGCTAGGATTGAGCACTCAGGTGCCTCTTAAGCTGGTTTATCTGACAGATGGTGCTCCTAGGGAAATCAAAATTGGTAACCGGATTATCAAACTCAAGAGAACCACCCCTAAAAACCTGTTAGCTAAAGGAAAAACTAGCAGCTTGGTGATACAGGCGCTAAGAGAAATTGGCCAACAAGGAACAAAAGAAGAACTCAAGCACAGGATAATTAAACTGCTCAAAAAGGAGACGCGTAAGAATTTAGAACATGATTTGCCACTTGCCCCTGTCTGGATCAGAAAAATAATGCAGGAGGCTCTATGA